The sequence GAGCTGATCACGCCGATTGCGCTGGAGAAGGAGCTCCGGTTTGCGGTCCGGGAGGGGGGGCGGACGGTGGGCGCCGGCGTCGTGACGGAGATCCTGGAGTAGATTGCACGGGCGAAGTAAATGGTCACGCTGGTTCAGGACCAGAAGATCAGAATCCGCCTCAAGGCCTACGACCATCAGCTCCTCGATCGGTCGGTGAAGGAGATCGTCGAGACGGTGAGGCGGACCGGCGCCCGTGTGTCTGGGCCCGTTCTGCTCCCCACCCTCATCAACCGGTGGACGGTGCTCCGCTCGCCTCACGTGGACAAAACGTCCCGGGAGCAGTTCGAGATGCGGACGCACAAGCGGCTCCTCGACATCCTGGATCCCACCCCCCAGACCGTGGACGCGTTGATGAAGCTCGATCTTCCCTCAGGCGTCGACGTCGAAATCAAGCTGTGAGCATGCCGACCATCGTCCGGTTCGCTGTGGTCCAGGATCGGAAGGGGGGCGAAGCCCCCCTCCGAGGGTAGCCATGGCGATGAAGGAGGGGCTGATCGGACGGAAGCGGGGGATGACCCAGCTCTTCGGTGACGACGGCAGTCAGATCCCGGTGAGTGTCATCGAGGCGGGGCCGTGCACCGTGCTGGGGATCCGGACGAAGGCCACCCACGGCTACGACGCGGTCCAGCTCGGCTTCGAGCCGAAGAAGAAGGGCGTGAGCAAACCTGAGGCCGGGCATTTCAAG comes from Candidatus Rokuibacteriota bacterium and encodes:
- a CDS encoding elongation factor Tu encodes the protein ELITPIALEKELRFAVREGGRTVGAGVVTEILE
- the rpsJ gene encoding 30S ribosomal protein S10, whose translation is MVTLVQDQKIRIRLKAYDHQLLDRSVKEIVETVRRTGARVSGPVLLPTLINRWTVLRSPHVDKTSREQFEMRTHKRLLDILDPTPQTVDALMKLDLPSGVDVEIKL